In one window of Malassezia japonica chromosome 9, complete sequence DNA:
- a CDS encoding uncharacterized protein (EggNog:ENOG503NWSW; COG:U) codes for MLDLFVILSKTGCILWSKAFTPSASNSDIVNRVVRTTFLEERTAQARVDIDGCTVRWTLSNPLELTFIAVYQRILQLTYVETLLESVQAAFTERYATLLKTLPSATTPADVLSEYNKSMPEWSKQFAQILRRAEHGAPKRTALEEKAANVPAEAKAAPASTPAAREAPRLGDKAVAGPGGRRIVSKSKKKGAAAAEPEPEPEPAKKPGKERRKWDANGQAIAETDVANLDFSGTGAAADESVDLSQWIDESKLGHTTKDGLYELADDDNAPVPDDEDESASTGFLSNLRKGSSTGFFSRMLGGKEALTEADLAPVLHAMQMHLQSKNVANDVAEMICDGVKRRLVGKRLATFGSIKAEVRKSLDESITRILTPRTSTDILLEIASKKQRRSELLSTMPNAARNSRGTNVSPALNPYAMCFVGVNGVGKSTNLAKVCFWLLQNRYRVLIAACDTFRSGAVEQLRTHVRNLGQLEIDGRAVSEGLPSGEALLELYERGYGKDAAGIAKDALAYARQGGFDVVLIDTAGRMQDNEPLMRALAKLIAVNQPDKVLFVGEALVGNEAVDQLTKFNRAVKDYSGVSNPRGLDGCLLTKWDTVDDKVGTALTSTWATGLPIFFVGTGQTYTDLRQLRVHHVVNALLRE; via the exons ATGCTGGACCTCTTTGTGATCCTGTCCAAGA CGGGATGTATCCTGTGGTCCAAAGCCTTTACGCCGTCGGCATCCAATAGCGATATCGTGAACCGTGTCGTGCGCACGACTTTCCTTGaggagcgcacggcgcaggcacgTGTCGATATCGACGGATGCACGGTGCGGTGGACGCTGTCCAACCCCCTTGAGCTGACGTTTATT GCGGTCTATCAGCGCATTCTGCAGCTGACGTacgtcgagacgctcctcgagtcGGTTCAGGCGGCCTTTACCGAGCGCTACGCGACGCTGCTCAAGACGCTTCcgagcgccacgacgcCCGCCGATGTCCTCAGCGAGTACAACAAGAGCATGCCAGAGTGGTCGAAGCAGTTTGCACAgatcctgcgccgcgccgagcacggcgcgccgaagcgcactgcgctcgaggaaaAGGCGGCAAACGTCCCGGCGGAGGCGAAAgccgcgcctgcgagcACGCCTGCCgcccgcgaggcgccgcgtctgGGCGACAAGGCTGTCGCCGGGCCtggcgggcgccgcatcgtGTCCAAGTCGAAGAAAaaaggcgcggcggctgccgagcccgagcccgagcccgagcctgCCAAGAAGCCcggcaaggagcgccgcaagtGGGACGCGAACGGCCAGGCGATTGCCGAGACCGACGTTGCGAACCTCGACTTTagcggcaccggcgctgcagccgaCGAGTCGGTCGACCTGAGCCAATGGATCGACGAGTCCAAGCTTGGGCACACGACCAAGGACGGCCTgtacgagctcgcggacgacgacaaTGCGCCTGTCCctgacgacgaggacgagagcgcgtcgacgggCTTTTTGTCGAATCTGCGCAAAGGCAGCTCGACCGGCTTCTTTTCCCGTATGCTCGGCggcaaagaggcgctgACCGAGGCGGACCTTGCGCCGGTCCTGCACGCAATGCAGATGCACCTGCAATCCAAGAACGTCGCAAACGACGTCGCAGAGATGATCTGCGACGGTGtcaagcgccgcctggtcggcaagcgcctcgcgacCTTTGGCAGCAtcaaggccgaggtgcgcaagtcgctcgacgagtcGATTACGCGCATCCTCACCCCACGCACGTCTACCGATATTCTTCTCGAGATTGCGAGCAAGAagcagcggcgctcggAGCTCCTGAGCACGATGCCgaacgcggcgcgcaacaGCCGCGGCACAAACGTGTCGCCTGCGCTGAACCCCTATGCGATGTGCTTTGTGGGTGTGAATGGTGTAGGAAAGTCGACCAATCTCGCCAAGGTGTGCTTCTGGCTGCTGCAGAACCGCTACCGGGTGCTGATTGCAGCGTGCGACACCTTTCGCAGCGGTGCCGtggagcagctgcgcacgcacgtcCGCAACCTTGGCCAGCTCGAGatcgacggccgcgccgtgTCGGAGGGCCTGCCGagtggcgaggcgctcctcgagctgtaCGAGCGCGGCTACGGCAAGGACGCGGCGGGCATCGCAAAGGATGCGCTTGCCTACGCCCGCCAAGGCGGCTTCGACGTCGTGCTCATCGACACGGCCGGGCGTATGCAGGATAATGAGCCGCTGATGCGTGCACTTGCGAAGCTCATTGCCGTGAACCAGCCCGACAAGGTGCTGTTTGTCGGCGaagcgctcgtcggcaacGAGGCGGTGGACCAGCTGACCAAGTTCAACCGCGCGGTGAAGGACTACAGCGGGGTGTCGAACCCCCGCGGCCTGGACGGGTGCCTCTTGACCAAGTGGGACACGGTCGACGACAAGGTCGGCACTGCGCTCACGTCGACCTGGGCGACGGGCCTGCCCATCTTCTTTGTCGGCACCGGGCAGACCTATACCGATTTGCGGCAGCTGCGTGTGCACCATGTCGTcaatgcgctgctgcgcgaaTAG
- the mrpl3 gene encoding 54S ribosomal protein L3 mitochondrial (EggNog:ENOG503NW2P; COG:J; BUSCO:EOG09263CGP), with the protein MRGQIVRAFSTASVWRNATPVANAVEWHGAGPVGHLPQLARSHPQIWASLKAQVPSAIATVGARFHLFPSTLSADERVRRAGLVRVACTHPSVLSVQRSAADLPLSTEERQQVPELSETLAHNAELATLGNALLGLIASEYFHLKYPHLPTRVLKAFVSAFVGPSTLADVGADLGVLGQGVQRWDRTGQSVVQKAVKGRASSTAPLLSKDVAAQSMRAMVAVLFQELGMEATRGFVHSQFLSRRMDLASLLKFRDPKRVLSATCKKYNKPTPQSRILAETGRKSISPVFVVGVYSGAVKLGEGTGSSIRMAEFRAAEDALRRLYLAERPNGSFDLPSSTLDDTFAGSTPVPHSLQHAAGHVEPHRFAPQPLGRAEVLYDSRG; encoded by the coding sequence ATGCGTGGACAGATTGTGCGGGCATTCTccacggcgagcgtgtgGCGGAATGCGACTCCTGTCGCGAATGCCGTCGAGTGGCATGGTGCGGGACCGGTTGGACACCTTCCCCAGCTTGCGCGCTCGCACCCCCAGATCTGGGCGTCGCTCAAGGCGCAGGTGCCGTCGGCGATTGCcacggtcggcgcgcgcttccaTCTTTTCCCTTCTACGCTGAGCGCAGacgagcgtgtgcgccgtgcgggtCTCGTGCGTGTCGCGTGCACGCACCCGAGTGTACTCTCGGTGCAGCGCAGTGCCGCCGACCTGCCCCTTTCCAccgaggagcgccagcAGGTTCCGGAGCTCTCCGAGACGCTGGCGCACAATGCCGAgcttgcgacgctcggAAACGCGTTGCTCGGCCTGATTGCGAGCGAGTACTTCCACCTCAAGTACCCCCACCTGCCGACCCGCGTGCTAAAGGCGTTTGTCAGTGCGTTTGTCGGCCCCAGCACgctggccgacgtcggtgcggacctcggcgtgctcggccaAGGCGTCCAGCGCTGGGACCGTACCGGCCAGAGTGTCGTGCAAAAGGCCGTCAAGggccgcgcgagcagcaccgCCCCCCTGCTGAGCAAGGACGTGGCGGCGcagtcgatgcgcgccatGGTCGCTGTCCTCTTCCAGGAGCTGGGCATGGAGGCCACCCGCGGCTTTGTCCACAGCCAGTTTTTGTCGCGCCGCATGGACTTGGCGAGCCTGCTCAAGTTCCGCGACCCGAAGCGTGTGCTTTCGGCGACATGCAAAAAATACAACAAGCCGACGCCCCAGAGCCGGATTTTGGCCGAGACGGGCCGTAAAAGCATTTCGCCCGTGTTTGTCGTGGGCGTGTACAGTGGTGCAGTCAAGCTCGGTGAGGGCACCGGCAGCTCGATCCGCATGGCCGAGTTCCGCGCGGCAGAagacgcgctgcggcggttGTAcctggccgagcggccgAACGGCTCGTTCGACCTGCCCTCTTCGACGCTGGACGATACCTTTGCAGGCAGCACGCCTGTTCCCCACTCGCTGCAACACGCAGCAGGCCACGTCGAGCCACATCGCTTCGCTCcgcagccgctcggccgcgcggaGGTCTTGTATGATTCGCGCGGGTAG
- the LST8 gene encoding TOR complex subunit lst8 (EggNog:ENOG503NTXM; BUSCO:EOG092638XA; COG:S), with protein sequence MSERLPASRAPAHVPASAANSSSFLDTPAQAAANATEQMEDALSVILVTAGYDHTIRFWEAWSGVCSHTIQHPDSQVNRLAISPDKKLLAAACYNTVRLYDCNPSGASLATAAAQNTDANGRGSRVNPVTTFEGHSGNITSIAWHCDGKWLVSGSEDGTLKIWDTRTSRPQRVYDHRGPVNDVVIHPNQGELVSCDQDGSVKVWDLGENGCSHELVPEEDVPMRSVTIASDGSCLVGANNKGRVYVWRIQGGTYGPDGTPVPDTGAKNEFTDLLPVTKFQAHNTYITRCALSPDARYLATCSADTTVKIWSTANFKFDLDKTLVGHQRWVWDVAFSADSAYLVTASSDHVARLWELSSGETMRQYNGHHRAAVCVALNDSSLEPVGV encoded by the exons ATGTCGGAGCGCCTGccagcgtcgcgcgcgccggcgcatgtgccggcctcggccgcgaaCTCGTCCTCGTTCTTGGATACGCCCGCTCAGGCCGCTGCCAATGCGACAGAACAGATGGAGGATGCACTTTCGGTGATCCTCGTCACAGCAGGCTACGACCACACCATCCGGTTCTGGGAGGCATGGTCGGGCGTCTGCTCGCACACGATCCAGCACCCCGATTCGCAGGTGAACCGCTTGGCAATTAGCCCAGATAAGAAGCTgctggcggcggcgtgctaCAATACTGTGCGCCTGTACGACTGCAATCCtagcggcgcgtcgctcgcgaccgccgcggcacaGAATACGGACGCGAACGGGCGGGGGAGCCGCGTGAACCCGGTGACGACGTTCGAGGGTCATTCGGGCAACATCACCTCGATTGCGTGGCACTGCGACGGGAAGTGGCTCGTGAGCGGCAGCGAGGACGGCACACTAAAGATTTGGGATACGCG TACATCGCGCCCGCAGCGTGTATACGACCACCGGGGGCCCGTGAACGACGTGGTGATCCATCCGAACCAGGGTGAGCTCGTGTCCTGTGACCAGGACGGCAGCGTCAAGGTCTGggacctcggcgagaaTGGGTGCAGCCACGAACTGGTTCCTGAAGAGGAcgtgccgatgcgctcggtGACGATCGCGTCAGATGGCTCGTGTCTCGTCGGTGCCAACAACAAGGGGCGTGTGTACGTCTGGCGCATCCAGGGGGGCACGTACGGCCCGGACGGCACACCGGTGCCCGACACCGGCGCCAAGAACGAGTTTACAGACCTCTTGCCCGTGACCAAGTTCCAGGCGCACAACACGTACATtacgcggtgcgcgctgAGTCCTGATGCGCGCTACCTtgcgacgtgctcggcggaTACCACAGTCAAGATCTGGTCGACGGCCAACTTCAAGTTTGACCTCGACAAGACGCTCGTCGGTCACCAGCGGTGGGTGTGGGACGTGGCGTTTAGCGCGGACAGCGCCTACCTCGTGACTGCGTCGTCAGACCATGTTGCTCGGCTATGGGAGCtgtcgagcggcgagaCGATGCGCCAGTACAACGGCCATCATCGCGCTGCCGTTTGTGTTGCGCTGAACGACTCCAGCTTGGAGCCCGTGGGCGTCTAA